In Mugil cephalus isolate CIBA_MC_2020 chromosome 7, CIBA_Mcephalus_1.1, whole genome shotgun sequence, the sequence CTTGAGCTACGTCATCCTTTTGCGTTCGTCACGTCTCACTGAGCTGATCACCAATCCAGAGATCCATCTGACGGCCTGCATTCATCTAAAtctattgttgttttgtatttgtttgagttaattattttcttgttcATCTGTTGGGTTTGTTTGAATAAACTGCTAATTATGCCCcaatttataaaacacaaaaaaaatgaatcaatcaTCTATATGTCAGCGATGGATTAATTACAGGTTGCAGCTCTTGCCTCTGACGTAGACACACCCCGCATCAACTTTTCTTTGGGGGGTGTGTAGCTGCCGGAGATACAATAACATTTCGTGCTTTAAAAATCTGTGttactgtttctgttgttttattgcttttatgtCAAACGTTCTTATTCTGCCCATGTGCAGCATTTAGTTTCGGCCCCTGGTTGTTTTTAGAGTTGAGTTGAGTGGAGGACGTTCTGTTCAGAGGAAAATTCTTGTGTTTGGACATTTTACGTCTCAGTTATTTTAGGAACTCAGGAACgacttttaaaacatttgctgctgtgtctgtatATACGCTGTGgactcttcattttattttattgctaatACTAGTGAACGTCCTCATCTGCTGTGCACTTTAGTTATTGTTTGCTTTAGCGTTAGCATAATGTCTGTCTTCATCTGTTGTGACTGCACTTCTCACGGTGGGACACTAAGAAACGGTTTTTTTGATTCCTTTGTGTGTCTggtaaagctaaagctaaagctaacttTGCCAAACATGCCATGACTTGGCCCACGTGTGGTGACGTGGTGAGATGCAAACGTTAGCGGCCGCAGCAGACTCCGGTAACTCTCCGTCTCGGGTCCAAACACGTACCTGAGTCGGGGTTGGTCACTGGGGCAGAACACGCGAGTCAATCGAAGGGGTGCTCGGGGCAGCAGGGCTTCACCTTGGACCAGGAGTCGATGCAGCTGCACAAGAGACAAGACAAACGGGACATTTGATCAGCTCGTGTTAACGCGGCAGAACATTTGAAGTCTCCCACGGGGCGTAATCCACTTAAACCAGATTAAATGTAATCACTGCGGCCGGGCTGCGAATCCCTTTAAAGTTTCGCTGGCCTGTTTGAGGGACAAGAGATAAGACGTCTAAAGCTCCCGCTTACGTTTATTTACTTTAATCACTGATGTAAAGCTGAAACAATGAGCTGATGCTTCATTGACACTGAGcagattttccctttttttttttttttttttaacaccgtcaATTTAACCAGATCAAGGCGACAAATGACGAGTTTAAACcacagtgaaaacaataattaacCTCGTATTGTTCCAGGCTTTTCGCAGGCTGTTTAGGACGTGCCCGAAGTCAATtcaatgctgttcatgaacattttggggCTCGTGTTTGGTCCTGGCCTCGTTTGAAAACCGAGACTCTgcagtttctatcacaaaagtcagaatcactctgagtggttttgttcttgaggaatgAAAGTTGTcgcacagtaaaaaaaaaaaaaaatgagtgggTCAAATCCCACAATGACTTTTATtagtgaaatcagaagaaaagttGCGTATTTCATGCGGCATTTACTCAAAAACAACTCGCGTACAGAGCCGTGACTGATtgaaagagctgctgctgtctcatataccacccagaggaatgttcaggtcattaggtacacgagtgTAAACAGACGCCTTCTAATACAGGCTAAATATGGTATTCAGGTTTGTATAGGCACCATAACAGAAATACACCatataacagaaacactttaactATGAGGCCTTTAGTGATTTTCAGGTCAAGGATCctcagactgatggagagattaagtagtgacccattacctactgtatgtgttgtatattaaacttggcctagtgctatttataaataaacattattattatcattttgcattcaatattaagttatctcttatccctttactaaaatatgttggattcatgttaatgtgtttgtaaagaaattaaaatttgtgtgggaaattaaaaaaaaaaaatcatcaaccaaagattttgtgaccccccacGTAGTAGCcctgtggaccccctgttgcaGACATAAGCTTTAACTGAATCCAGctcaacagcaccacaaaccagcttctaacataaactgaacattattattattgttgttgttgttataaccttcatgaagctaagattgtCACATCAGCACGCATTTGCtttcacttgtgtacctaatatTTTGGCGACTctgcattaattattaattattttcatcCATGTCACGGTTCACAGTGATTTTAAGTTGCcggtggcgttttttttttttttttttcccttttcttccaaATCACTGTACAGGGTGGATTGAAACGTTAATTACACAGCCACACCTACGAGCCGAGGTACAGAACTGAAAGTCAAACCCTCCCTGAGAAGAAAATCAAAGTCAGGCGGCCTCATCTGAGATGAACTGACGTTGGCGGTTAATTTGTCGTAGTGTGGGAAAACGGAGGGTGGGTGCGTAAATCCGTCTGCTGCTCGTACATCTACTTATAACACACAATGATGGCTCAGCTCTGACTTAAAAATAAAGCGATAGACGGCCTGAACTTGTCGTCTCCTACGCTGGAGCTAAAGTGAAACGAAACTAAAGGCTCCTTGGAAGTCGGGAGTGGCAAAACACCAAGCGCCCTTTGAAACTGAGATACAGTAAATGGCAGTAAAGGGctgaaacatgcaaaaaaaaaaaaacactggtggcTGCCCTTCCGCAGCTTCGCAGCAATTTATTTTTCCGCGAACTTTCGAAATTGTCACAAAACTCTTGGCTAACGGATCCTGCAGACCCCTGAGCGAGTCGGATCAGAACGTAATGAGTCGATTCAACGGAGGCACAAGCTCTCGGCCCTATTTAAAATTAACTGTTAGACCACACAAACACTTATTTCGCTCAGTAATGGGAACATATCCCGTTTGAAATATAATGATTCATGCATGCCAGGATAACTTTAGAACGTCCCATCATGGGAAAGGACACTGGGTCCCTCTCTGTGCACTGGTGCTTCCTTGTTTTCTGTAGAACGGTCACCACACGTTTTCAGTTGcagaaaccacaaaaacaaaagggacCAGAGAGAAGAGCCGAGACGTGATGTGTAAAGTTAGGTTGTAAGTCACAGACTGATTAAAACCAACACCAAAGAACAACCGGCTACAAAGGGGCTGcgtgaacacaccacaaaggtAAAGGCTGTTGCATACGACCTTTTTTCTCATGTCGTGTTCGGACGCTACTCTGTGATAGGTCAGAATatggaagtgggcgtggttaatcCAGAAAAGCGGAAACgcaaatttattatttatttactgcaaaatAATTCGCCTTTGTTCGTCTATGCCAGTAACGTATGGTGTCAATTAAACACTCttccactaggtggcagcagctTGATAATTAACCTGTGTAGCTGCTGCCATTCAACAGCAGAATAAGTCACGATGCTTCGAGGCGAGACGGCGGTGATGGCGATGGATAAGATAAATACTGGAAAAGGAATCCGAACTGGGTCCTCATGGggttctcatttagtgtcaggtaatattaatttatgctgtatttatttatttatttatttttttgatgaagtacattaagttacttcttaagttacgttctggagggctgtcagataagtttgcggatgttgttgttttggtgtagttacggcctaaaataactatttcagttccaacaataaataagaacaaaaaaaaaataaaataaaataaaataaaagtatttgccgtcactcctcgtcatccctttaacgtccggtcagacgctaacatggctaacgttacttctcagtaaagctgttagcgttagcatcttttatttagctacatttatcataaattAAATGACCAAAAGCtaaactgaggctaattcaCTTTTCAAAATAAGTAAATCTAGTACAAAGCTGTTGTCGCTGTCATACTGGGTCATACTGTAGTATATTGCGTATTTCCCAGCATTAAAATCAGGTCCGTATAAATAtcagaactgatttctggccataTGTCAGTGTCCATGAACCATTTGCTGTTTGTTAGTTAATATGAATCATTTCCGAGTCCAATTGTCTttcatttgatctgataatccacattttcccccaGTCTCACTgcatttactgatacatttccccatgtttttgccactcagggggcgtggccagaACAGTATGTAAGAACCATAACAGAAAGCTGACACATATCTGCGttaaataactcttcataccaaataataatattaataataaaaaggattGATCCATAAAATCCTCAGATCTTTCATTTCCTAAGTCCTTTTGTTAGAAGTCTTGCGCAGTGAGATTAGTTCAAGTGTGACGGAGATTCAAGACATGATGCAAGACGTGAAACTCGAGGCAAAATACTGTGGTAATTCCCTAAATCTCCGGAACTGGTGACAAaatcagttttagttttaagtaaaagtgaaacaaatgtTTCTAAATGAACTGACATCGTATTGAACCCCGAACCACGGCATCAGCAGCGGTGCCCTGCACGAGCCAACCTCCCATCGCTGGTGGTCAGATGCGGGCAAATTGTCGATTAGCCAATAGACAGATGATGTGTAAACACTGAACTTGGTTACCTCTTATGGTAGACGCAGAGGCAAGCCAGTCTGGCGATGGTCTCTCCCTGAACCAGATCCTCCAAACAGATAGAGCACTCTCCGCTGTCTTTGCTGAGCACATCCgctgcaaataaacacacagagcaacaaGAAGACGcctttaaaaatacatacacacacacacatacacacacagctgctggagCATTTCTGTGATGTGATGCTTACTGTTATACGGTAGGGGAGGTGAGGTGAGGCAGCTCAACAGGTGATCCTCAATCCGCCCCCCGGGGAAAGGCTTCGAGCAGAAAGGACATCGGATATCTGGAGAGGGCGGAGGAGACACGGCAGAGCTGTAATTAACTCACTGTGTCGCTGTGAGATATAAAAAATAGATAGATGATGCGCGTGCGAAAGCGGCGTCCAAACAGAGATGTGTTTGGACGCCGCAAAACCACAGAGCAGCCGCAGTGAGTCAGGGCGAATGCAGCGCGCGCTCTCCCCTCCTAGAGACGGTGTGAATGAATGCGGCCGACCTTAAATAGGTCCGTTCGACTGCGTGCACCATTTGAAAACAGTGACTCAGGCCTGAGGGATCCAGAGCCATCTGTGGATGGGAGCTGCCATTCGGAAACCGGTGCCTTGCTGCCCTACATTCCCCCTCCTCCATGCGAGGGGCGGCTGCCAACGGAGAGCGCTGGCATGTGAAGTTGTGACCCATTTCCCTACACTTGCTAGAGGGCTGGCCCGGGATAGCCGCCACACCGTTGTGTtttggctcaaaaaaaaaaaaaaaacgtcacttTTGCCGCCACATCGCCGCCATCTCCGCGCGTCTTGATAAACTAATGCAAGgccctgtgtatgtgtgtgtgtgttatcgcTTCCCCTGCAAACCCATGTTCTCATTTTAATGCGGCGTTACGACTAAGTGCAGTCGTTTGCAGGATTTCACACCGACAAACCGCTGTCAACAGGGCCTTGTGACATGAAAGAGCTCGCATGTCACCACTTCCAAGTTTTACGCCACGGCTCCGCTTCGCACAATGGGGTCTCTGAAGATTTTAGTCAGCGTGCGAGCACGGGAAAGGAGATTATCTGCGGAGGAATGTAAATGCCTGATGTAATCCATTTTAATTTCAGACTGGGTTGACTGAGGGTCACACCGGAGACATTTTTTAATGCAGGAACGTCCCCTTTCTGTGCGTTAAAGTATGACTTTTCTACAAAAACGTTTAAGTCAAGTCATCCATAAATGCATAATTCCCCCATAAATTCCCCCCAATTATTTCCCACTGCCTCCAGTTCATCATCAGCTGTTTTGAAATCATCCATAGTTATAACCCAAATTTCGTTATAGTTTCTTTGATCTGATATTGAGTCATTTCTGAAATCATCAAGCCCTAACACATCTATGACTACGAGCTTCTTGTGAAAATGACTTGTTGACTTGCATGTGGGTTGTCCTGGCATTTTAAGACAAGTTATACCACGTCTACTGATGGAGGTGAGCCAGTTTTAGGGGAAAATGTCCCACGGATAATGGAAATTATATGGGCATACAGTAGTGATTTTGCTCTTTCCGTAAAGGCCAGTAAGATCCGGAACAGCGACCATAGACTTTTAACTTAATGTCCTGCCTTGTGATGTGCTATTGTTGTGATCTATTGTCCTGttatcatgtttttgtcttaCCTGCCTAGAGACGTTGCTATAATCTGGCATATTTACATCTATTACTGTCTGAATAGATGTTCATTTATGTGCACTGTCCCTATCCTCCTGACTACCAGTAGTATAAAAACAACCTCAGCTCACCACAGTGCTGTGCAGAGGTACAAAATAATCAGTGtgtaatggaataaaaattttttaaaacaaaaatttcTTAAAAAcgaaaacaatacaaaaaaaatgagtgaaacAGAAGATGGGGGGAGATTAAGGACAAAAGGATAAAAGCCAAGGTTACTCGTctagctgggaaaaaaaagtcgtAGGTGAAGGACATTAATAAACCTGAATATCTCCCACCCACTGCATACTACCGAATTAACTCATTTTGCTATCTATAGAGGACATTTGGGGCTTTTCAATGACACCAAATGTGAAGGAGTGAGGCTTTGGTGCCTTTCTCTTTCTCgctttaaggaaaaaaaaaatgtgattggaCAATATTGCCTATATTTCTTCCTGGTggctgtcaaataaataaataaacaaacaaacaaatagactGTGTAGATATGAACTTACTGCCATGGCGATTGTTGACACGGTAAAGGCCGATCCAAGCCTCGGACACCGGCCGCTGGTGCGTGCCCCGGACCCGGACGGATCTTGGGCCGACGCTGCGGGAGGAGGAGTGCCGATTCACGGGCAGCCGCTCGGAGAAAGTGCGGTGGGGCGTGGGGCCTGTCTCCGCTCCGGGCTGGAGCTCCGCGTCGGCCGGAGCCTCCGGGCTCATGGTGCCTTCCTCCTCGGGCTTCCCGTCgctgttgttgtcgtcgtccGCGGCGGGCGAAGCCTGTCCGATGCCGGAGGGgacgctgccgctgccgctgccgctgccgccgccgctgtggtgatggtggtggtggtggtggtgatggtggtggtggtcggcGGGGCTGCCGTCCGCGCTCGCCCCGTGCTGCCCCAAATCCGAGTCGCTGCCTTCCTCCGATCGGCTCTGGTTGGCCTCCGTCTCCTCGAAGCTCACGGAGAAATCCACGACGAGGCTGGTGGGCCGCGGGCAGCGGGCTCGCCGGTACGAATCTCTCTTCGTGCCATCTTTTCGGAAAGGAGAGGGAAGCGGGTCTTCCTGAATGCGACTGGCTCTCGTCCCCATCTCTAGCTGGAGGGGTGTGAGGGGGGgaggtggatgggggggggggaagctggcttcctcaaaaaaaaTGCCCCGAGATCACCTCAAAACGACCCTTTTGAacgaaagtaaaaaaaaaatattcaccgGGGGGCAGCTTTGAACGATAACCGCTACCTAGCAACCGAGCTCGGCGATGAGTGGCGGCGGTGGGTTCCGTGATCCTTCTCCGGCCTTAGTTTGTCCTCACTGTccacattttcctttcttttttgacGTGCCCGTCCGTCCTCGCTGCTGCAGCGGAAATAAAGCAATCGCAACTTCCTCGGGTATGCGCAGTGCACGAGGGATTACGGTAACGCCAACCTCTTTATTACACGAGTGTATTGTGTTTTGCACttaaacagataaaacatgcgtttatcttgtttttttttttattgatctccTATCACGTATTATCTCCCAACCAAGCATtagctttttaatttatttgatagATGATGATTTGATTATACCCTTTAttacggtaaaaaaaaaaaaaaaaacgaccaatCAGCGCTCGCTATTTGTCTTAACCCGGAAGTCAGTTCGTACTTCGCAGACAACTTCAACATCGATAACGACGCTCTAAGTCAAACTTAACACCGAATACGCGATTGCTCATTGTCTGTGGGTTTCCTGAGGAGTTTAAAGTGTGGGGTTTGCGGTGAGTTTTCTGCGTCTTACGTCGTTGCTGGCAGCGAACCACCGCCACGCCTGTAACTTGACTCATTCTACTGATTAGAAATAGTCTGCGAGGAAGCGTCTTTAGTAATGTGTCAGGTGTGTcaggcttttttcccccctctaaaTGTCTAGTTTAAATGTCTAGTTTACTTTCCCCATAACTGTATTTTGAATATAAGCTTTACCAAAAACTCTAGTTTGAAACGtcgtattttatttatttatttatttagatagacagataaatgaatagatagatgctttattcatcgcaaactgggaaatttcaaaGTTGCAGCAGCAAAGTACAGACACTCAACACATTACATACTatatacactttatttacagaattatatatatataaaaaaagtgaataccagaaggaaaaggaaatacTGTACagggtttattattattattatttatttattccttgcCTTCCagtttaaagacatttattttggtCTCTAGTTGAGTTTGCTGACAATTTTCAGACTTTGCGCCTTTTATATGGCTTCACTGAGCAATACACCCTTAAGTACAATAGTACAACGGTTGTTTAAACAGTGGGAGGAATGCTGCTGAACTGCTTATCTCCAAGCCCGATGCTTTCTCAGAATAAAAGCCATTGTGATTGATgtctttttctgcagaaatgaaGGCTCTGACTTTGCAGCGAGCAAATGTGGAGCCGCCAGAGCAACTGCAGGTCACACGTGGGAGAAGCTTGACTTCCAACTACTCTCCTGCGAGTCTGGAGAATAAGTTCTTGGCTCAGACCTCCACGCTGATGCCCCAGACCTGCTCTCCGCTCATAAACCTGGCGGCACAaccttcctcttccccctctctccaGCCCTCCAGACTGTCCTCCACAAcatcctctcttctctctgcctcttccttATCTGCGTCTCTCTCCTCACCGCTCCTCAGCACTGAGAACAAGCTCCTAACTACAGAGTCGCCTCGCCTCTCCTTTCCCTTGACCTCCTCTGTCCCTGCTGACACTTTGCTCTCCACATCCAGCGCTCCTCTGCTCAGTCGCTTTTCTCATCCTTCTTCATTGCTCCATCATGGTCTGGgcagaggtggtggtggaggaggtgatgttGACCAGGATGAAATATCTGAAGAGATGCCTGTTTGTTTTGAAGAAACAAGTGGGGTGAGACATATTAACTTAAAATACATTCTTATTTCAAACTGTTTGAAGCACTCAGTCTGTGTTTGTTACTGTTTAATGTGACTGGTTTGTTGTCAGCAGTGTTCGGAGGAAGACGACGTGTTGTTcgaagaggagctggaggaggcagaTGCAGGGAGAAGCACGGAGTTACCTGTGGTTGAAAGTGAGCTGGGGAACCAGGAACTTGAGGAAACCATTGTTGTCAGACGGGAGGAATTCGCAGAGTTGGAAAGTGGAAATGAAGAAACCGAAGAGGAGCTAAGAGACAAAAAGGTACGAGAAGATATTTTTCTCACTTCACATGCATATTGTCATCTGAATATTCATGGTGCTGGTCAAGTTGAACTCTAACCTGCTGCCTGTCTTTCTTATATCCGTGCGTCCTTTAGTATCACCTGCTGAACATTGTGTGTTGCTCGCTGGTTCAGAAGAGCACATCTCCAGGTCAGCAGGACTGGGACTCAGAGGACAGCGTTTGGACCAAGATCAAAAAACTAGCGGAAGACATTTCCGTCCATGACTCACAGTTTCTCCTCAAGGTGTGTGTCCATGTTTACTTTAATTCAGCTTAATTAGAGTTTAATAATCTCATGAAACAAACCAGCATGACGCAAGTTGTCAAAAATTAATAGAAAGTAGAAATATGGCTCCGGAAGCTTTATTTTAGTCAGGTTCACTCACATataaggataaataaagtatctttctattcattcatacacacaaggaataccccccccccccctttttttatatatatatatttatttattttttaatcacaatGGTTAACTCAAATAAACAGACCCCactgctttatttcttttcatcaggTTTTCAAGTAGGCGACGACAACAGGACAAAAACATCatacttaagaaaaaaaaagctgccaaaGGACTTACTTTTTAGCTTCCAGTTTTTCCGTTTTCAAGCAATTAAGTACTTGTTTTTCCCACATGTCTTTTAGCACGTTGTAAATAGAAGTCAAAGCTCTTTACGTTGTTTCTCACTCACCCTTTGAACTTCAAACCAACCCCGGGTTTAGTGAACAACCAGCTCTACCACCACAACCACATCCGCCCCTTAACCTCGTGTCCCTTAACCTCTTATCATCccagacttttttattttattttatttaaaaaaaactaaacaaacaaactcctATTTAGGATATACCCAAAGGAAATTGAATGGTGCTCAtacatggtctcggtctcttttgaaaaccaaaactctgaagtttctatcacaaaagtcagaatcactctgaGTGGTTTCTGTTCTTGAAGAATGAAAGTTGGCGcacagtcaaaaaaaataagaagttgtcgGGTTCAACTGAATTTGTTTTGaaaatcctataatgacttttatcaatgaaatcagaagaaaatgacacattgcgTGAAGCATTTCGTCAAACACGACTCGTGTGCAGAGCTCGgattggttcaaaaagatgCTACTGTTCTGCATACGACCCAGAGGAATGTGGAAAGGTTAACTCTGCAAAGATACGAGCCAGAGGATTACATTCTCAGAACAGGCATTCAGGTGTAAATGAAATACATCGCGAACCTTATGTGATCCCACGCTGGGTTTATCATTCATTCTCTGCATTCAACCCACTCACAAGACGCACACATGAAGCAGTGAGCCTCCACCACTGGCCTGTTTTTTATTGGTGCAAACAAATCAGCCAAACTCCACACGTTATTCTAACGTTCGTATGTTTTTCACGCGCAGGTGGCGCTTTACACTCGTCAGAAGCTGAACATCCGCATCACGGCGAACTTCTTGCTGGCTCTGGCCGCCAACCTGCCCACCACCAAACCCCACGTCCGCAGGTACTTCTGCGCCGCCGTGCAGCTGCCGTCCGACTGGCTGGAAGTCGTCAGAATCTACAGCACGGTAAGCGTCGGGGAGCGTTTACCGTACGGCGCGGTCACGGTAAGAGGTTTCAGTTCTGCCCTAACCACCAGACCTGCCTGTCCCCCCCCCCAGTGCTTCAGCCGCTCCCTGCCGATGTGCCTGAAGAAGGCCATGGCCGACAAATTCAAGCAGTTCAGCGAGTATCAGCTGGCGAAGTACAACACACGCAAGCACCGCTGCAAACACAGCCGCAACAAGAAGGTACACGTTTTGCTCTGTGCGTTGTCTTCTGATAAAACACACCAGACTTCATGCGGTTTCTGTTTGAGTGCTGTTGACTCACTTCTCGGAAATTACCGCTCACTGCACACATGACCCACATATCATATCTTGATGCCTGTCGACGTTTGCTCTGAATCCTTTTGTCCGTGACTTCCAGAAACCGGTGACCAATGACCAGCTGGCAACGTGGGCGAACATGATCCGATCGGAGAAAGTTGTCCTCAAGAAGTTTGTAAGTGATACCGGAGGGTTTCAGGATGTTTGAGGACTCGAGTCGCCGTTATATTCTTGTAACggcaaataaaaactgattgttttggctTCAACCCCAGCGTCACACAATGGGACGAAAGTAAAACAGAATTATACCAAGGAGAAAATTAAAGCCAGATTACAACTGGAATGAAACACGCTGATTAAAATGTGGGGACTCCTCAAGATTCATTGagttgtttatttagtttatttatttattctagttTTTAATTACGTTACAAATTTACCTCATAAgctttttgattgttttattgtcttgttttcatttgcatCATGTCTGTTTAAACAGATTGCACCACAGACTAAACATCAAGCTATTTATGTAAATAGACTGAAGACTTTGTTTAAATACTTaaattttcttttatattttacatttaactcagtgttttctttgtttttctgtgcgcGTAGCATCACACTGCTGTTTAAACgctgtttccttgtgtgtgcaGTTGCAGCCGGAGAAAAGCAAAGAGGTGGTGGACAAGAAGCAGAGCGAGTTCAGTGTGAAGAAGATGATCAAGAGGTTTCACATTAAGGAGCCGGCTGAACACGTCATGGCCATTCTGGGGAAAAAGTAAGTACGCGCTGAATTTAGTTGTTATCAGGGAAAAAGCAGGAGGAAAAGCTGGAGGTTGCAGAGCCGGAGATGTCGAGGTTTTCTCTGGGGGTGACCAGGATATGGATCAGGAGCGAGTACGTTACAGCTGAGATAAAGTTAGAGAGGATTCAGAGGAGGGAGAGTGGATACATGACCCACTCTGGACGGGGTCGGGagtcctcatcttcttctttgtttgcaACATTAGCTTAATTTCAAATGCTGACCTGAACAAGCACGTTAATGAGTTTCCCAGGGGTTAGAACTGCCAGGGAGGAGGTCTAGAGCAGCGGTTCTCAACCTTTTGCACATTCTTGATCCACCCTGAGGATAGGACCCCCCATGACCCCCTCTGGACAGGGTCGGGagtcctcatcttcttctttgtttgtaaCATTAGCTTAAGTTCAAATGCTGACCTGAACATGCACGTTAATGAGTTtcccaaaacaaagaaatgaatagTTTACACGCACCGAAACAGTACGCGCCTCATCATTTGAAACGGATGCAGATCATGTTTAGTTTGTATTAACAGCGTCATGCAgaaactttgaacaatgcaactGGGAGTGAGATctctacataaaaaataataaagtgctGTTAtcctctgtagtttaggtagataaaggtctcagCCACATTTCAGTAAAATTATCCTATTTCTATACATTTTCAAAGCATATTCTATTTTCATTGACCCCTTTTTGACCCCAATTACACCACGGACCCCGAGGGGTCCACGGACCTCCCGTTGAGAACCCCTGGTctagaggaaggaggaaaatgaaGGTAGTTGGTGTGAGGGAAGAGGATACAGAGGATAGGGCGGGACGGAAGCAGACGATTCGCTGTGGGAATAAAGGGAATAGACGAAAGGTGAAGAAGAATTTAGTTGTTATCACAcagaacaagtaaataaattaacaatcaCTGCAACGTGTCTAATGAAGTTTACTACATTTTGATTCATCGTCCTCTCCATATAAACCTATGAGGATGTTTATGGAAATAATGCAGTCATGAGCATGTTACATTACTCCTGCGCTGTTTTATATTCACACGTATGATCTGATGTAACATGCAACACTGAGTAATGAACTaatataaataaactaaactactaAAGAGCATAATTTTgactacttttgtttttacctaTTTCATATTAAAAACGGTTTACGTTGCCTTATTTggtgtcattcttttcagcacaacctcacctgtgtcaatttacaattattttcaaagtttattaacacactggacgcaaaaccacattaaaaccataaaatccgaCTAGGAAAAAGTtggatttttcactgtgaaaaccacaaacatgt encodes:
- the zgc:66427 gene encoding E3 ubiquitin-protein ligase znrf2, with translation MGTRASRIQEDPLPSPFRKDGTKRDSYRRARCPRPTSLVVDFSVSFEETEANQSRSEEGSDSDLGQHGASADGSPADHHHHHHHHHHHHHSGGGSGSGSGSVPSGIGQASPAADDDNNSDGKPEEEGTMSPEAPADAELQPGAETGPTPHRTFSERLPVNRHSSSRSVGPRSVRVRGTHQRPVSEAWIGLYRVNNRHGNIRCPFCSKPFPGGRIEDHLLSCLTSPPLPYNTDVLSKDSGECSICLEDLVQGETIARLACLCVYHKSCIDSWSKVKPCCPEHPFD